A section of the Candidatus Poribacteria bacterium genome encodes:
- a CDS encoding beta-propeller fold lactonase family protein produces MTENFLFAGGQGSGKLATYRIDSQSGELQHLETYTVGNSPMWVLFVELSGS; encoded by the coding sequence TTGACAGAGAACTTTCTGTTTGCCGGCGGCCAGGGGTCGGGAAAACTCGCTACCTACCGGATTGACTCACAGAGCGGTGAACTCCAGCATTTGGAAACATATACGGTTGGGAACAGCCCGATGTGGGTGCTTTTTGTGGAACTATCTGGCTCGTAG
- a CDS encoding NAD(P)/FAD-dependent oxidoreductase, producing the protein SGSGGFSAAMAAKAEGLKNILLVEKRRVGYSLCTNEGCMPSKTLLASASVKRTFEESPNFGITASDLQVNWSTVQKRVRTLVEDDFFSARREAILNASVDIVEGSASFIDPHTIQVGDNRYTGEKIVIATGSTVDVPPLLGLKETGYITSDEALYLEHLPSSLIVIGSGYIALELGYLFHKVGVEITMLVRSPRVLRRLDPDIGFELQDLLRREGMNILTETSLKSFARTEKGKEVHFVQGGEEKVVCAEEIMVNTGRRPTIDDLGLEKTGLLLGEKGEIKVNDYMQTNVPHIYAVGDVTGKAALVYAATMEGKVAGLHASGKRGVKMNYDLVSNIIFSHPEIGTVGLTEAEAKAQGLDVITVKTPMEDIGKAVAIGEIEGFVKMIAERPSGRIVGLHILGPHATDIMQIALPHLYHNDTVFDILNIPYPHPTLGEALSYPAEDIADELTAA; encoded by the coding sequence AGCGGCAGCGGCGGGTTTTCAGCGGCGATGGCAGCTAAAGCTGAAGGATTGAAGAACATTCTCTTGGTAGAGAAACGTCGCGTCGGGTACAGCTTATGCACGAACGAGGGCTGCATGCCATCTAAAACCCTGCTCGCTTCCGCGAGTGTGAAGCGCACCTTTGAAGAGAGTCCCAATTTCGGTATCACAGCCAGCGACCTACAGGTCAATTGGTCAACCGTGCAGAAACGTGTCCGAACCTTAGTGGAAGATGATTTTTTCTCTGCACGTAGGGAGGCGATCCTCAACGCATCGGTTGATATCGTAGAGGGTAGCGCGAGTTTCATCGACCCGCATACCATTCAGGTTGGCGATAACCGCTACACTGGAGAAAAAATCGTTATTGCTACAGGATCTACAGTTGACGTGCCCCCCTTGCTTGGCTTAAAAGAGACGGGATACATCACTAGTGATGAGGCACTCTATCTGGAACATCTCCCCAGCTCCTTGATTGTCATCGGAAGCGGATATATCGCTCTGGAGTTGGGATATCTTTTCCACAAGGTGGGGGTCGAAATTACCATGTTAGTTCGCAGCCCACGGGTTTTGAGACGCCTTGACCCGGATATTGGCTTTGAATTACAGGACCTGCTTCGGCGGGAAGGGATGAATATCCTGACCGAGACCAGCCTCAAATCGTTCGCACGCACGGAGAAGGGTAAGGAGGTACACTTCGTGCAGGGGGGTGAGGAGAAGGTGGTCTGTGCGGAAGAAATTATGGTAAATACGGGTCGCCGTCCCACGATAGATGATTTAGGCTTAGAAAAAACAGGCTTACTTCTCGGCGAAAAGGGTGAGATTAAGGTCAACGACTATATGCAGACCAATGTTCCACACATCTATGCAGTAGGGGATGTGACAGGCAAAGCGGCACTGGTTTATGCCGCTACGATGGAAGGGAAAGTTGCAGGGTTACACGCCTCCGGAAAGCGCGGCGTCAAAATGAACTACGACTTAGTCTCGAACATCATTTTCTCTCATCCGGAGATTGGCACCGTGGGTCTTACCGAGGCGGAGGCAAAGGCACAGGGATTGGATGTCATAACCGTGAAAACGCCGATGGAAGATATTGGCAAAGCCGTAGCAATTGGCGAAATAGAGGGCTTCGTAAAGATGATTGCCGAGCGACCTTCAGGTCGCATCGTAGGTCTACATATTCTCGGACCCCATGCGACCGATATTATGCAGATTGCGCTGCCGCACCTCTATCACAACGACACAGTTTTTGACATTCTAAATATCCCGTATCCGCATCCAACCCTTGGGGAGGCACTCAGCTATCCCGCAGAAGATATAGCAGATGAGCTGACTGCCGCCTAA
- a CDS encoding RNA-binding S4 domain-containing protein — MRLDKFLQVSRLIKRRTVANSICSRGRVLVNGHPAKAGKELSVGDILSIDFREEEPAVYEVLEVPSGNVPRGKASTLYRRINGSEDSE, encoded by the coding sequence ATGCGCCTCGACAAATTCCTACAGGTGAGCCGCCTCATTAAGCGTCGTACCGTTGCCAACTCAATTTGTAGCCGTGGGCGGGTGCTGGTCAACGGACACCCAGCGAAGGCTGGCAAAGAACTGTCTGTTGGCGATATATTGTCCATTGATTTTAGGGAAGAAGAGCCCGCCGTGTATGAAGTGCTGGAGGTCCCTTCTGGCAATGTGCCGAGAGGGAAAGCCTCAACCCTCTACCGGCGAATCAATGGATCAGAAGATAGTGAGTAG